A single region of the Eublepharis macularius isolate TG4126 chromosome 14, MPM_Emac_v1.0, whole genome shotgun sequence genome encodes:
- the LOC129342059 gene encoding uncharacterized protein LOC129342059, producing MRGLVKKKLKGQKGQNPWGSLETKTTILKAQKKYIQQVRKGTNRYKKRPAWLTNKVKEARKGKKVSFKGWKASRSEVYKREHRLWQRKCKSVIRQAKRDYEEHIAKNIKTNNKHFFKYIRSRKPAREAVGPLDDQGVKGLLKNNREMAEKLHAFFASVFTVEDERCLPTPEPLISGGVLKDLSQIEVMRKEVLRLISIQGVMSGKRLRGGPGGHPADVTKWNPSQECRRRGLCPYRMRFDLQRARKTVLSTRNKPSC from the exons atgagggggcttgtgaagaagaaactgaaaggtcaaaagggtcaaaacccttggggaagcttggagactaaaactacaatcctaaaagctcagaaaaaatatatacagcaggttaggaaaggcacaaataggtataaaaaaaggcctgcatggttaacaaacaaagtaaaggaagctagaaaaggtaagaaggtttcctttaaagggtggaaagctagtcggagtgaggtatataaaagggaacacaggctgtggcaaagaaaatgcaagtctgtgatcaggcaggcaaaaagggactatgaggaacacattgcaaaaaacataaagaccaacaataaacatttcttcaaatatattagaagcaggaaaccagccagggaggcagtggggcccctggatgatcaaggggtaaaaggattactgaagaacaatagggaaatggccgagaagctacatgcattttttgcctctgtcttcactgtagaagatgagaggtgcttgcccactccagaaccgcTGATTTCGGGAGGAGTgctgaaagacctgagtcagattgaggtgatgAGAAAGGAGGTCCTACGACTGATAAG TATCCAGGGCGTAATGTCTGGCAAACGTCTCCGAGGAGGACCAGGTGGCCACCCTGCAGATGTCACGAAGTGGAATCCCTCTCAGGAATGCCGCAGACGAGGCTTGTGCCCTTATCGAATGCGCTTTGACCTCCAAAGGGCAAGGAAG ACAGTCCTATCGACCCGGAATAAGCCAAGCTGTTAG